Proteins co-encoded in one Rubinisphaera margarita genomic window:
- a CDS encoding dihydrodipicolinate synthase family protein produces the protein MTSSETKIQPRFQGIIPPMVTPLMSRDELDVPGTKRLIEHLIAGGVSGVFVLGTTGEAQCLGYRLRRQLIQLVTETVGGRIPVLVGITDTAFVESEDLGRHAAAWGADALVLTTPYYFPVGQTELLGYTQRLLDRLILPVMLYNMPSMTKVWFEVPTLEELADDRRIVGVKDSSGDLDYFARVTALKEKRPDWSVLVGPESLLIESLERGGDGGVNGGANFFPELFVAWYRAWKAGDAAGVAVCQEQVDKLQAIYEIGKYDSRFIKATKSALGICEVCSDHMAEPFNHFLEPERQRVKAILDTIDLSKLPQSK, from the coding sequence ATGACATCGAGTGAAACGAAAATCCAGCCACGGTTTCAGGGCATTATCCCGCCGATGGTGACGCCGCTGATGAGCCGGGATGAACTCGACGTTCCCGGCACGAAACGACTGATCGAACATCTGATCGCCGGCGGCGTATCGGGCGTGTTCGTGCTCGGAACGACCGGCGAAGCCCAGTGTCTCGGCTATCGTTTACGTCGTCAGCTGATTCAACTGGTGACCGAGACCGTAGGCGGTCGTATTCCAGTGCTCGTCGGAATTACGGACACGGCCTTTGTCGAATCGGAAGATCTCGGTCGCCATGCCGCGGCCTGGGGAGCAGATGCACTCGTGCTGACGACTCCGTATTACTTTCCCGTGGGGCAGACCGAACTTCTCGGCTACACGCAGCGGTTGCTCGACCGACTCATTCTGCCGGTCATGCTTTACAACATGCCGAGTATGACGAAAGTCTGGTTCGAAGTTCCCACGCTCGAAGAGCTGGCCGATGATCGACGAATTGTCGGCGTGAAGGACAGCAGCGGCGATCTCGATTACTTCGCCAGGGTCACAGCTCTCAAAGAGAAGCGGCCGGACTGGTCGGTGCTCGTCGGCCCGGAATCGCTCCTGATCGAGTCGCTCGAACGGGGCGGCGATGGCGGCGTGAACGGCGGAGCCAATTTCTTCCCCGAACTCTTCGTCGCCTGGTATCGCGCCTGGAAAGCGGGCGATGCCGCCGGCGTGGCCGTCTGTCAGGAGCAGGTCGACAAGCTGCAGGCTATCTACGAGATCGGCAAGTACGACTCTCGTTTCATCAAGGCGACGAAGTCGGCTCTCGGCATCTGCGAAGTTTGCAGCGACCACATGGCCGAGCCGTTCAATCATTTCCTGGAGCCGGAACGTCAGCGCGTGAAGGCGATTCTGGACACCATCGATCTCAGCAAACTCCCTCAATCGAAATAG
- a CDS encoding sodium:solute symporter, which yields MFAVYVIGVVAMGCWFVRSSDSTKEFMAAGGSLPGWAVGLSIFGTFLSSNTFLGVPGKTYGTNFNAFVFSLTLPLAAWIATRYFVPFYRNSGEISAYHHFEVKFGNWARTYAVVCYLLTQIARMGAILFGVALGLYALTGWDVPTIIVLTGILVTVYTLLGGIEAVIWTDVVQSIVLMGGAVLIFGMLLAGMPEGPGQAFAIAAEQGKFSLGSWMPDFTTSTVWVMLLYGLFINLNNFGIDQSYVQRYHTAKTIKSARGALWLGALMYVPISLLFFVIGAVLFSYYETHPEMKHEVQIQVATDLPPNAADLDQSVESRAALLTDAQIGDKVLPHFISTHLPPGMAGLMIAAIFAAAMSSVDTSLNSSATIILKDIYERYFNPEPSEKAAMRVLRVATVVTGIIGTGTALAMIGVESILQAWWTLQGIFAGGLLGLFLIGMIVRQPSKHGAMLAVTIGLLVISWMTFSTKIASLPPYLQNPLHANMTIVVGTLTIFLIGILTVPRPQPDSSAHSTEEVV from the coding sequence GTGTTTGCGGTCTACGTCATCGGCGTGGTGGCGATGGGCTGCTGGTTCGTTCGTTCCAGCGACTCGACCAAAGAATTCATGGCAGCCGGCGGTTCGCTCCCCGGCTGGGCGGTCGGGCTTTCGATCTTCGGCACGTTCCTCAGCAGTAACACCTTTCTGGGGGTGCCGGGGAAAACCTACGGAACGAACTTCAATGCCTTTGTCTTCAGTCTCACGCTGCCTCTCGCGGCGTGGATTGCGACCCGTTACTTCGTGCCGTTCTATCGGAACTCGGGAGAGATCTCGGCTTACCATCACTTCGAAGTGAAGTTCGGCAACTGGGCCCGCACCTATGCCGTGGTCTGCTACCTGTTGACCCAGATTGCCCGCATGGGAGCGATTCTGTTCGGCGTGGCCCTCGGGCTGTATGCGCTCACCGGCTGGGATGTTCCGACGATCATCGTTCTTACCGGAATTCTCGTGACCGTATACACGCTGCTCGGCGGAATCGAAGCGGTGATCTGGACCGATGTCGTGCAGTCAATTGTGCTGATGGGCGGAGCCGTGCTGATCTTCGGGATGCTGCTGGCCGGCATGCCGGAAGGTCCGGGGCAGGCGTTTGCGATTGCGGCGGAACAGGGTAAGTTCAGCCTCGGCAGCTGGATGCCCGACTTCACGACTTCAACAGTCTGGGTGATGCTGCTGTATGGTCTGTTCATCAATCTGAATAACTTCGGGATCGACCAGAGCTACGTCCAGCGATATCACACAGCCAAAACGATCAAATCTGCTCGCGGAGCCCTCTGGCTGGGGGCCTTGATGTACGTGCCGATCTCGCTGCTGTTCTTTGTGATCGGAGCGGTGCTGTTCTCGTATTACGAAACTCACCCCGAGATGAAGCATGAGGTGCAGATTCAGGTCGCGACTGATCTGCCTCCGAATGCGGCTGACCTCGATCAATCGGTCGAATCGCGAGCCGCTCTTCTGACTGATGCCCAGATCGGCGACAAAGTTCTGCCGCATTTCATCTCCACGCACCTGCCGCCGGGAATGGCGGGTTTGATGATCGCCGCGATTTTTGCAGCCGCGATGAGCAGCGTCGATACCTCGTTGAACTCCTCAGCGACGATCATTCTCAAAGATATCTACGAACGCTATTTCAATCCCGAACCGAGTGAGAAGGCGGCCATGCGGGTGCTTCGAGTCGCCACGGTTGTCACCGGCATCATCGGCACCGGGACGGCTCTGGCGATGATCGGCGTCGAGAGTATTCTGCAGGCGTGGTGGACGCTGCAGGGGATCTTCGCCGGCGGTCTGCTCGGTCTGTTCCTGATCGGCATGATCGTGCGGCAACCCTCGAAACATGGAGCGATGCTCGCCGTTACGATTGGTCTGCTCGTGATTTCCTGGATGACTTTCTCCACAAAGATCGCGTCGCTGCCTCCGTATCTACAGAACCCGCTGCACGCCAATATGACGATTGTCGTCGGCACACTCACCATTTTCCTGATCGGCATTCTGACGGTGCCTCGACCGCAGCCCGATTCCTCCGCACATTCAACTGAAGAGGTCGTCTGA
- a CDS encoding fucose isomerase translates to MNAASDNKTVYLLASGDLRLSANQVCWPAQQQMEAALTEAIRSMGWEVERAHEFDEAAGHGFIASQRQGMEVFRKLDPDRPLIVAEAVWQYSHHVLAGLTTHRGPILTVANWSGQWPGLVGMLNLNGSLTKAGVDYSTLWSIDFQDEYFLSRLRDWLNTGVCRHDESHVRSFGGADDAEANEVGSRLAEELLRDKAIMGVFDEGCMGMFNAIIPDDLLHSCGVFKERLSQSALYYETMQTSDEEAREVRKWFDDAGMTFHTGPNHDSDLTEDQILLQCKMYIAAVRIADDFGCNLIGIQYQQGLKDLLPASDLVEGTLNNTSRPPVRSRDGSRVLFEGRAIPHFNEVDECAGLDALMTNRVHAAFGEPVETTLHDLRWGDHDASGSVEDYIWVLLISGAAPPEHFIGGWKGTEGFRQPAMYFPNGGSTVRGISRPGEVVWSRIYVADGLLRMDLGLAKAIELPQEETERRWKETTPPWPIMHAVLKGVSRDQMMARHKSNHIQVAYATSEAKAKQLLQAKAQMAAELGIEVSLCGDVD, encoded by the coding sequence ATGAACGCAGCCAGTGACAACAAGACCGTGTACCTGCTCGCCAGTGGAGACCTGCGGCTGTCGGCCAATCAGGTTTGCTGGCCGGCTCAACAGCAGATGGAAGCCGCCCTTACCGAAGCGATCCGCAGCATGGGCTGGGAGGTCGAACGGGCTCACGAATTCGACGAAGCAGCCGGACATGGCTTCATCGCCTCACAGCGACAGGGGATGGAAGTCTTCCGCAAGCTCGATCCTGATCGTCCGCTGATTGTCGCCGAGGCCGTCTGGCAATATTCGCATCATGTCCTGGCCGGACTGACGACTCATCGCGGACCGATTCTGACCGTTGCCAACTGGTCGGGGCAATGGCCGGGGCTTGTCGGCATGCTGAATCTGAACGGGTCGTTGACCAAAGCCGGCGTCGATTATTCGACTCTCTGGAGCATCGATTTTCAGGACGAGTATTTCCTCTCCCGGCTCCGCGACTGGTTGAATACCGGAGTCTGTCGGCACGATGAAAGTCACGTTCGCAGCTTCGGCGGAGCGGACGATGCCGAGGCGAACGAAGTTGGCAGCCGGCTGGCCGAAGAGTTGCTTCGCGACAAAGCGATCATGGGAGTCTTCGACGAAGGCTGCATGGGAATGTTCAACGCGATCATTCCCGATGATTTGCTTCACTCGTGTGGAGTCTTCAAGGAGCGGCTCAGTCAATCGGCTCTCTACTACGAGACGATGCAGACGTCCGACGAAGAAGCCCGCGAAGTCCGAAAGTGGTTCGACGATGCCGGGATGACATTTCATACCGGACCGAATCACGACAGCGATCTGACCGAAGACCAGATTCTGCTGCAGTGCAAAATGTATATCGCAGCCGTGCGAATCGCCGACGACTTCGGCTGCAATCTGATCGGCATCCAGTATCAGCAGGGGCTGAAGGATCTGTTGCCAGCCAGCGATCTGGTGGAAGGAACGCTCAACAATACGAGCCGTCCGCCGGTCCGCAGTCGCGATGGCAGTCGGGTGCTGTTTGAAGGCCGGGCCATTCCACACTTCAATGAAGTCGATGAGTGTGCCGGGCTCGATGCTCTGATGACCAATCGGGTTCACGCGGCGTTCGGCGAACCGGTCGAGACAACGTTGCACGATCTCCGCTGGGGCGATCACGACGCGAGCGGTTCGGTCGAAGATTACATCTGGGTGCTGTTGATCAGCGGAGCCGCCCCTCCCGAGCATTTCATTGGCGGGTGGAAGGGAACCGAAGGCTTCCGTCAGCCAGCGATGTACTTCCCCAATGGCGGGAGCACAGTTCGCGGCATCTCGCGGCCCGGCGAAGTGGTCTGGTCGCGAATCTATGTCGCCGATGGTCTGTTGAGAATGGACCTGGGACTGGCCAAAGCGATCGAACTGCCGCAGGAAGAGACGGAACGCCGGTGGAAAGAAACGACGCCGCCCTGGCCGATTATGCACGCGGTTCTGAAGGGCGTTTCGCGGGATCAGATGATGGCCCGCCACAAGAGCAATCACATTCAGGTCGCCTACGCCACGAGTGAAGCAAAGGCGAAGCAGCTGCTGCAGGCCAAGGCTCAAATGGCAGCCGAACTCGGTATCGAAGTCTCCCTCTGCGGAGACGTCGACTGA
- a CDS encoding ribulokinase: MADRQKVSLGLDFGTLSVRALLVSLDGTELASEVVNYEHGQLIETLPGTGEKLPAEFALQHPQDWIDSAAEAVKKAVQKSGVAAEQIIGIGVDFTSCTMLPAAADGRPLCLLPEFAGEKYAWPKLWKHHAAQPETDRLNEVARERNESWLARYGGIIGLEWFFPKILETLTHAPHVYDATEVWLEAGDWFVWQLVGGEANSLPRSTCQAGYKAMWHAEEGFPSSEYFEAVDSRMANVVDKMPGRFCPPGSKAGTLTDAMAERLGLQAGIAVSAAIIDAHSGVPGVGAYESGTLVLVMGTSSCHMLNSEQDQFVPGVAGIVKDGILPGYFGYETGQAAVGDSFDWIRRLTGQDDFKTLDAEAKQLAPGSEGVRCLDWFAGCRTPLMDGSLSGQFQGLKLYHGPAHLYRATLEASAFGVRWIVDLLREHDVPVNRFIATGGLPHHNRLLVQIYADVLGSPIEIHPSQQGPALGAAILGAFAAQEESGFADIGTAIQQMAHRPDQMIVMQPDEDARAAYEPIFQEYRREAARLSGKQL, encoded by the coding sequence ATGGCAGACCGGCAGAAGGTATCACTCGGACTCGATTTCGGCACCCTCTCGGTGCGGGCGCTGCTCGTTTCCCTTGATGGGACCGAACTGGCGTCGGAGGTCGTGAATTACGAGCACGGCCAGCTGATCGAAACACTGCCGGGCACCGGCGAGAAGCTGCCGGCGGAGTTCGCTCTCCAGCATCCGCAGGACTGGATCGACTCTGCAGCCGAGGCGGTGAAGAAAGCCGTGCAGAAATCCGGCGTCGCCGCGGAGCAGATCATCGGCATTGGCGTCGACTTCACGAGTTGCACCATGCTCCCCGCAGCCGCGGATGGCCGCCCGCTTTGTCTGCTGCCGGAGTTTGCCGGCGAGAAGTACGCCTGGCCGAAGTTGTGGAAACATCATGCCGCCCAGCCCGAAACGGATCGTCTGAACGAAGTTGCCCGCGAGCGGAACGAAAGCTGGCTGGCCCGGTATGGCGGGATCATCGGTCTGGAATGGTTCTTTCCCAAGATCCTTGAAACGCTCACGCATGCTCCGCACGTCTACGATGCGACCGAAGTCTGGCTGGAAGCGGGCGACTGGTTCGTGTGGCAACTCGTCGGCGGCGAAGCGAACAGTCTTCCGCGATCGACCTGTCAGGCAGGCTACAAAGCGATGTGGCATGCCGAGGAAGGCTTCCCGTCGTCCGAGTACTTCGAAGCAGTCGATTCACGAATGGCGAATGTCGTCGACAAGATGCCGGGCCGCTTCTGTCCGCCGGGCTCAAAAGCGGGAACGCTGACCGACGCGATGGCCGAGCGTCTCGGACTGCAGGCGGGTATCGCTGTGAGTGCGGCGATTATCGATGCCCATTCCGGCGTCCCCGGAGTCGGCGCTTATGAATCTGGCACACTCGTCCTGGTGATGGGGACGAGCAGTTGCCATATGCTGAATTCCGAGCAGGACCAGTTCGTGCCGGGCGTGGCGGGGATCGTGAAGGATGGCATTCTTCCGGGCTACTTCGGGTATGAAACCGGCCAGGCCGCGGTCGGCGATTCGTTCGACTGGATTCGCCGCCTGACCGGCCAGGATGACTTCAAGACGCTCGATGCCGAAGCGAAGCAACTCGCGCCCGGTTCCGAGGGCGTCCGCTGTCTCGACTGGTTTGCCGGATGTCGCACGCCGTTGATGGATGGATCGCTCTCCGGTCAGTTTCAGGGGCTGAAGCTGTATCACGGGCCGGCTCATCTCTATCGAGCCACGCTGGAAGCCTCGGCGTTTGGCGTCCGCTGGATTGTCGATCTGCTCCGCGAACACGACGTACCGGTCAATCGCTTCATCGCCACCGGCGGCCTGCCACATCACAATCGACTGCTCGTGCAGATCTACGCCGATGTGCTCGGCTCGCCCATTGAGATTCATCCTTCCCAACAGGGCCCGGCTCTCGGAGCGGCCATTCTGGGAGCGTTTGCCGCTCAGGAAGAATCGGGCTTCGCCGACATCGGCACGGCCATTCAACAGATGGCCCATCGCCCCGATCAGATGATCGTCATGCAGCCCGACGAAGACGCTCGCGCTGCGTATGAACCCATTTTTCAAGAATACCGTCGGGAAGCAGCCCGCTTGAGTGGAAAGCAGCTATGA
- a CDS encoding GntR family transcriptional regulator, translating to MAKTHSRRAYDYLKAQLVSGQLPPGSRILYGPVGKELGISATPVREAIGLLVNEGFVDLVPQLGAVVRTLGRREIIELYEMREALEPYAAEKAAERMDDECLEAVRREFLAMQEIADNANTGRLESDDRSVIRRFEEHDLAFHRLILESCGNELMIRTIENSHVLSRIFATDRHQYDGEILQATCEDHEQILVALNGHDAVAARVAMREHIRKGLDVTLRLPVEKPDRRWK from the coding sequence ATGGCGAAAACACATTCCCGCAGGGCCTACGACTATCTGAAGGCTCAGCTCGTTTCCGGGCAGTTGCCTCCGGGGTCGCGGATTTTGTACGGGCCGGTCGGGAAAGAACTTGGAATCAGTGCCACGCCCGTACGGGAGGCGATCGGACTGCTGGTGAACGAAGGCTTCGTCGATCTCGTGCCTCAACTCGGAGCGGTCGTGCGAACGCTCGGGCGGCGGGAGATCATCGAGCTCTATGAAATGCGCGAGGCTCTCGAACCGTACGCGGCTGAGAAGGCGGCCGAGCGGATGGATGACGAATGCCTCGAAGCGGTACGGCGGGAGTTCTTGGCTATGCAGGAGATCGCCGACAATGCCAACACGGGACGGCTTGAGAGTGATGATCGCAGTGTGATTCGGCGTTTCGAAGAACATGACCTCGCCTTTCACCGGTTGATTCTCGAATCGTGCGGAAACGAGCTAATGATTCGCACGATCGAAAACTCACACGTGCTCTCACGGATCTTCGCGACCGACCGGCATCAGTACGACGGCGAGATTCTTCAGGCGACCTGCGAGGATCACGAGCAGATTCTCGTGGCTCTCAATGGACATGACGCGGTCGCGGCTCGGGTGGCGATGCGGGAACACATTCGCAAAGGACTTGATGTCACATTGCGGCTCCCGGTCGAGAAACCGGATCGACGCTGGAAGTAA
- a CDS encoding HNH endonuclease, with translation MDDAIREMVRRRAKDRCEYCLLPQEASFLTFHVDHIIARQHLDVVVDELEHLCLACNRCNAFKGTNLSSIGPQTAQHVPLFHPRNDRWSEHFEMDGGMILGLTAVGRATIRLLQMNAPQRVELRQQWLANGREF, from the coding sequence ATGGACGACGCCATCCGTGAGATGGTTCGACGTCGAGCCAAAGATCGATGCGAGTACTGTCTGCTGCCGCAGGAGGCAAGCTTCCTGACGTTTCACGTCGATCACATCATCGCCCGGCAACATTTGGATGTTGTCGTTGATGAGCTTGAGCATCTGTGCCTTGCGTGCAATCGCTGCAATGCTTTCAAAGGAACAAATCTTTCAAGTATCGGTCCGCAAACGGCTCAACACGTCCCCTTGTTTCATCCTCGCAATGATCGGTGGAGCGAGCATTTCGAAATGGATGGGGGCATGATTCTCGGCTTGACGGCCGTTGGGAGGGCGACGATCCGATTGCTGCAAATGAATGCTCCACAGCGGGTGGAGCTTCGCCAGCAATGGCTTGCCAATGGGCGTGAGTTCTAG
- a CDS encoding sirohydrochlorin chelatase: protein MASDSNRDAILLIAHGSRRQQANDDLFRLKEMVQESRPGQIVECSFLELAEPTIPQGAEACVAAGADRVLMFPYFLSAGTHVANDLTEFRDEFSQRWPDVEFKVCSHLGLHPLMVQIVFDRIAAAE from the coding sequence ATGGCAAGCGACAGCAATCGAGACGCAATACTTCTCATCGCCCATGGAAGTCGCCGGCAGCAGGCGAACGACGATCTGTTTCGCCTCAAGGAAATGGTGCAGGAGTCGCGTCCCGGTCAGATTGTCGAGTGCTCGTTCCTGGAACTCGCCGAACCGACCATCCCTCAGGGAGCCGAAGCCTGCGTCGCAGCCGGGGCCGATCGAGTGCTCATGTTCCCTTACTTCCTCTCCGCCGGCACGCACGTCGCCAATGACCTGACCGAGTTCCGCGATGAGTTCTCTCAGCGATGGCCCGATGTCGAATTCAAAGTCTGCTCGCACCTCGGCCTCCATCCGCTGATGGTCCAGATCGTGTTCGATCGGATTGCAGCCGCAGAATGA
- the rpsG gene encoding 30S ribosomal protein S7 — translation MAKRFTASATQLKPDPRFESILASKFINCLMLDGKKSTAQRAFYDALEIIKERMPQESEIEVFERAVENCKPYLEVRSKRVGGATYQVPTPVRPKRQQTLAIRWILAAVRGRKGRPISQSLAEEFMAASRREGTAMTTRENVHRMAEANKAFAHFAW, via the coding sequence ATGGCAAAGCGATTTACTGCCTCGGCAACTCAGCTGAAACCCGATCCCCGCTTCGAATCGATTCTGGCCTCGAAGTTCATTAACTGCCTGATGCTCGACGGCAAGAAGAGCACCGCTCAGCGGGCGTTCTACGACGCTCTCGAGATCATCAAGGAGCGGATGCCTCAGGAAAGCGAAATCGAAGTCTTCGAACGGGCTGTGGAAAACTGCAAGCCTTACCTCGAAGTCCGTTCCAAGCGAGTCGGGGGAGCCACCTATCAGGTTCCAACTCCCGTCCGTCCGAAGCGTCAGCAGACTCTGGCGATTCGCTGGATCCTGGCCGCTGTCCGCGGTCGCAAAGGACGCCCGATTTCGCAGAGCCTGGCTGAAGAGTTCATGGCCGCTTCCCGCCGCGAAGGCACCGCGATGACAACTCGCGAAAACGTGCACCGCATGGCCGAAGCCAACAAGGCGTTTGCTCACTTCGCCTGGTAA
- the rpsL gene encoding 30S ribosomal protein S12 gives MPTINQLIRKPRKKPVTKSKTPLLEGCPQKRGVCLQVKTMTPKKPNSALRKVARVRLSNGKEVTAYIPGEGHNLQEHSIVLVRGGRVRDLPGVRYKIIRGVLDTLGVSDRRQARSRYGGKRPK, from the coding sequence ATGCCGACAATCAATCAGTTAATTCGCAAGCCACGCAAAAAGCCGGTGACTAAGAGCAAGACGCCACTGCTGGAAGGCTGTCCGCAGAAGCGCGGCGTCTGTCTTCAGGTGAAGACGATGACTCCGAAGAAGCCGAACTCGGCTCTGCGAAAAGTGGCTCGTGTGCGGTTGTCGAACGGCAAGGAAGTCACGGCTTATATTCCGGGTGAAGGCCACAACCTGCAGGAACACTCGATTGTTCTGGTTCGTGGTGGTCGTGTTCGCGACCTTCCCGGTGTTCGCTACAAGATTATCCGCGGCGTGCTCGATACGCTCGGCGTCAGCGATCGTCGCCAGGCTCGCAGCCGCTACGGTGGTAAGCGGCCTAAATAG